In Staphylococcus saccharolyticus, one genomic interval encodes:
- a CDS encoding deoxynucleoside kinase, whose amino-acid sequence MNNYSIPQNAIITIAGTVGIGKSTLTQALADKLNFKTSFENVDHNPYLDKFYHDFERWSFHLQIYFLAKRFKEQKRMFEYGGGFVQDRSIYEDVDIFAKMHEEQGTMSKEDYHTYAELFDAMVMTPYFPKPDVLIYLECDYDEVIDRIKQRGRDMEINTNPGYWKKLFKRYENWINNFNACPVVRVNINEYDIHKDLDSLNPIIEKIARIIKIYREVDNR is encoded by the coding sequence ATGAATAATTATAGCATCCCCCAAAATGCAATCATTACAATCGCTGGTACAGTGGGCATAGGTAAATCGACGCTAACACAAGCACTGGCTGATAAATTAAATTTTAAAACTTCATTTGAAAACGTGGATCATAACCCTTATTTAGATAAATTTTATCACGATTTTGAACGTTGGAGTTTCCATCTTCAAATCTATTTTCTTGCCAAACGCTTTAAAGAACAAAAGCGCATGTTTGAATATGGTGGCGGTTTTGTACAAGATCGCTCAATTTATGAAGATGTTGATATTTTCGCGAAAATGCATGAAGAACAAGGTACCATGAGTAAAGAAGATTATCATACATACGCAGAATTATTCGATGCCATGGTAATGACACCATATTTCCCCAAACCAGATGTGCTTATTTATCTAGAGTGTGATTATGATGAGGTGATTGATCGTATCAAACAACGCGGTCGTGATATGGAGATTAATACTAATCCTGGATATTGGAAAAAGCTATTTAAACGTTATGAAAATTGGATAAATAACTTTAATGCTTGTCCTGTAGTTCGCGTGAATATTAATGAATACGATATTCATAAAGATTTAGATTCTCTAAATCCTATTATTGAAAAAATTGCACGTATTATTAAAATTTATCGTGAAGTTGATAATAGATAA
- a CDS encoding HAD family hydrolase translates to MEWILFDKDGTLIEFDSSWEKIGVRLVDKLLDTFPVHDKEAAHRQLGIIDDKVVPDSIMGSGSLAEVIKSFDDVTGQDTSDWTRDTSQELVDTREPDNKWIEGVQDTIQELRNEGYRIGIVTSDTKKGVDHFLEETNTRHLFDLVISTETHAEEKPHPKVLDPLFNAYDVLPNQVAIIGDTPNDMKTAINAKLGLGIGVLTGVAKREELYEADVIIDSAKDIKKVLEQYEK, encoded by the coding sequence ATGGAATGGATATTATTTGATAAAGATGGAACATTGATAGAATTTGATAGTAGCTGGGAAAAAATAGGCGTTCGTCTCGTTGATAAACTTTTAGATACGTTTCCAGTGCATGATAAGGAAGCTGCGCATCGTCAGCTTGGGATTATTGATGATAAAGTAGTACCTGACTCTATTATGGGTTCTGGTTCATTAGCTGAAGTGATTAAATCTTTCGATGATGTCACTGGTCAAGATACATCAGATTGGACTAGGGATACGAGTCAAGAACTTGTGGATACAAGAGAGCCTGATAATAAGTGGATTGAAGGTGTTCAAGATACAATTCAAGAACTTCGGAATGAAGGTTACCGTATTGGTATCGTTACTAGTGATACAAAAAAAGGTGTTGATCATTTTCTTGAAGAAACGAACACAAGACACCTTTTTGATCTCGTTATTTCTACTGAAACACATGCAGAAGAAAAACCTCATCCGAAAGTGTTAGATCCACTATTTAATGCTTATGATGTTTTACCAAATCAAGTTGCAATTATAGGTGATACTCCTAATGATATGAAAACAGCTATAAATGCTAAATTAGGATTAGGCATCGGTGTACTGACAGGTGTAGCAAAGAGAGAAGAACTGTATGAAGCAGATGTGATTATTGATAGCGCTAAAGATATAAAAAAAGTGCTAGAACAATATGAAAAATAA
- the tadA gene encoding tRNA adenosine(34) deaminase TadA, which produces MRNDKDYMRLAIKEAHKAMTIGEVPIGAIIVKDHQVIARAHNLRETLQQPTAHAEHIVIERASEIVGSWRLEDCTLYVTLEPCVMCAGAIVMSRIPRVVYGATDPKGGCSGSLMNLLEQPQFNHRSSVESGVLEKECSQLLQSFFKQIREQKKALKQVKIQNDANLLE; this is translated from the coding sequence ATGAGAAATGATAAGGATTATATGCGTTTAGCAATTAAAGAAGCGCACAAAGCAATGACTATTGGCGAAGTGCCTATTGGAGCTATTATCGTTAAAGATCACCAAGTGATTGCTCGCGCTCACAATTTAAGAGAAACATTACAACAACCGACTGCTCATGCAGAACATATAGTAATTGAACGGGCATCAGAAATCGTTGGAAGCTGGAGATTAGAGGATTGTACTTTATATGTCACATTAGAACCATGCGTGATGTGTGCGGGAGCTATTGTAATGAGTCGTATTCCAAGAGTCGTCTACGGTGCTACTGATCCTAAAGGTGGATGTTCTGGAAGTTTGATGAATTTACTTGAGCAACCTCAGTTTAATCATCGATCTAGTGTTGAATCGGGGGTTTTGGAAAAGGAATGTAGCCAGCTACTTCAAAGTTTTTTTAAACAAATTCGTGAACAGAAAAAAGCTTTGAAACAAGTGAAGATACAAAACGATGCAAATTTGTTAGAATGA
- a CDS encoding HAD family hydrolase encodes MIKLIATDMDGTLLNAAHEISSTNQEAIKFAQEHGITVVIATGRAFYEANTPIAETDLKVPYICLNGAEVRDESFNIMSTSHLNHSLVKKVTTTLKDKDIYYQIYTNRGIYTEDPKRDLAIYIDIAERAGQKADVTKIKNSIQKRIDNGTLKVVDNYDNIEDIPGELIMKVLAFDSDLGKIDQVGQELALSPNLAVSSSSRGNLEITHSDAQKGIALSTIAKQLGVDLKHVMALGDNLNDISMLERVGYPVAMDNATQEVKTIAKYMTDSNENSGVGKAVMKFLKSENDIT; translated from the coding sequence ATGATAAAGCTAATTGCAACAGATATGGATGGAACATTACTTAACGCAGCACACGAAATTTCTTCAACAAATCAGGAAGCCATTAAATTTGCTCAAGAACACGGTATTACAGTGGTCATCGCAACTGGTAGAGCATTTTATGAAGCTAATACGCCCATTGCAGAAACTGATTTAAAGGTACCTTACATATGTTTAAATGGGGCTGAAGTACGTGATGAGTCATTTAATATTATGAGTACGTCACATCTTAACCACTCGTTGGTTAAAAAAGTTACGACGACTTTAAAAGATAAAGATATATACTATCAAATTTATACCAACAGAGGGATTTACACTGAAGACCCTAAGCGTGATTTAGCTATTTATATAGATATCGCTGAACGTGCTGGTCAAAAAGCAGATGTTACAAAAATTAAAAATAGCATACAAAAACGTATCGACAACGGTACTTTAAAAGTCGTTGATAATTATGACAATATTGAAGATATTCCAGGCGAATTAATTATGAAGGTGTTAGCGTTTGATTCAGATTTAGGTAAAATAGATCAAGTAGGTCAAGAATTAGCGTTATCGCCTAACCTTGCAGTTTCTTCCTCTTCAAGAGGTAATTTAGAAATCACTCATTCCGATGCTCAAAAAGGGATTGCATTATCAACAATTGCGAAACAACTTGGTGTTGATTTAAAACATGTGATGGCATTAGGTGATAACCTAAATGATATTTCTATGCTAGAAAGAGTGGGATATCCTGTAGCAATGGATAATGCGACTCAAGAAGTTAAAACTATAGCTAAGTATATGACTGATTCTAATGAAAATAGTGGTGTTGGGAAAGCCGTAATGAAATTTTTAAAGAGCGAAAATGATATAACTTAA
- a CDS encoding branched-chain amino acid aminotransferase — protein sequence MSEKVKFEQRETLKEKPDTSQLGFGQYFTDYMLSVDYDADKGWHDMKIVPYAPFEISPAAQGLHYGQAVFEGLKAYKHKGEVVLFRPDQNFKRINNSLARLEMPEVNEEELLEGLKQLIDVERDWVPEGEGQSLYIRPFVFATEGILGVSASQQYKLLIILSPSGVYYGGDTLKSTKIYVEDEYVRAVRGGVGFAKVAGNYAASLLAQTNANKLGYDQVLWLDGVEQKYVEEVGSMNIFFVENGKIVTPALNGSILPGITRKSIIQLAKDLGYEVEERKVSIDELFDVYDKGELTEVFGSGTAAVISPVGTLRYEDREIVINNNEPGEITKRLYNEYTGIQSGELEDKHSWRFLVPKY from the coding sequence ATGTCAGAAAAAGTAAAATTTGAGCAAAGAGAAACGTTAAAAGAAAAACCTGATACATCACAATTAGGATTTGGACAATACTTTACAGATTATATGTTAAGCGTGGATTATGACGCTGATAAGGGATGGCATGATATGAAAATTGTGCCTTATGCACCTTTTGAAATTTCTCCAGCAGCACAAGGCTTACATTATGGACAAGCAGTTTTCGAAGGTCTTAAAGCATACAAACATAAAGGAGAAGTTGTATTATTTCGACCTGATCAAAACTTCAAACGTATTAATAATTCTTTAGCAAGATTAGAAATGCCTGAAGTAAATGAGGAAGAATTATTAGAAGGGTTAAAACAATTGATTGATGTAGAACGTGATTGGGTGCCTGAAGGCGAAGGACAGTCATTGTATATTCGACCATTTGTATTTGCAACTGAAGGCATTTTAGGTGTGAGTGCTTCACAACAATATAAATTACTAATCATTTTATCTCCTTCTGGAGTTTACTATGGTGGAGATACTTTGAAATCAACAAAAATTTATGTCGAAGATGAATACGTGCGTGCTGTACGCGGTGGCGTTGGATTTGCTAAAGTTGCAGGTAACTATGCAGCAAGCTTACTTGCTCAAACTAATGCTAACAAATTAGGCTACGACCAAGTATTGTGGTTAGATGGTGTTGAACAAAAATATGTCGAAGAAGTTGGCAGTATGAATATTTTCTTTGTTGAAAATGGTAAAATCGTTACGCCAGCATTAAATGGTAGTATTCTACCAGGTATTACCCGAAAATCAATCATTCAATTAGCTAAAGATTTAGGTTACGAGGTTGAAGAACGAAAAGTTTCAATCGATGAATTATTCGATGTATATGATAAAGGTGAGTTAACAGAAGTCTTTGGTTCAGGTACTGCAGCAGTTATTTCTCCTGTAGGTACATTACGTTATGAAGATAGAGAAATCGTCATCAATAATAATGAACCTGGCGAAATTACTAAACGTTTATACAATGAATATACAGGAATTCAAAGTGGTGAATTAGAAGATAAACATAGTTGGAGATTCTTAGTTCCTAAATATTAA
- the fusA gene encoding elongation factor G, whose amino-acid sequence MARDFSLKNTRNIGIMAHIDAGKTTTTERILYYTGRIHKIGETHEGASQMDWMEQEQDRGITITSAATTAQWEGHRVNIIDTPGHVDFTVEVERSLRVLDGAVTVLDAQSGVEPQTETVWRQATTYGVPRIVFVNKMDKLGANFDYSVSTLHDRLQANAAPIQLPIGAEDEFEAIIDLVEMKCFKYTNDLGTEIDEIEIPDDHKERAEEARAQLIEAVAENNDELMEKYLGDEEISVDELKAAIRQATTDVEFYPVLCGTAFKNKGVQLMLNAVIDYLPSPLDVKPIIGHRANNPEEEVVAKPDDSAEFAALAFKVMTDPYVGKLTFFRVYSGTLTSGSYVKNSTKDRRERVGRLLQMHANSRQEIDTVYSGDIAAAVGLKETGTGDTLCGEKNDIILESMEFPEPVIHLSVEPKSKADQDKMTQALVKLQEEDPTFHAHTDEETGQVIIGGMGELHLDILVDRMKKEFNVECNVGAPMVSYRETFKQPAQVQGKFSRQSGGRGQYGDVHIEFTPNETGGGFEFENAIVGGVVPREYIPSVEQGLKDAMENGVLAGYPLIDVRAKLFDGSYHDVDSSEMAFKIAASLALKEAAKKCDPVILEPMMKVTIEMPEEYMGDIMGDVTARRGRVDGMEPRGNAQVVNAFVPLSEMFGYATSLRSNTQGRGTYTMYFDHYAEVPKSIADEIIKKNKGE is encoded by the coding sequence ATGGCAAGAGACTTTTCTTTGAAAAATACTCGTAACATCGGTATCATGGCTCATATTGATGCTGGTAAAACTACTACGACTGAACGTATTCTTTATTACACAGGTCGTATCCATAAAATTGGTGAAACACACGAAGGTGCTTCACAAATGGACTGGATGGAACAAGAACAAGACCGTGGTATTACTATCACATCTGCTGCAACAACAGCACAATGGGAAGGACACCGTGTAAACATTATCGATACTCCAGGACACGTAGACTTCACTGTAGAAGTTGAACGTTCATTACGTGTACTTGACGGTGCGGTTACAGTGCTTGATGCTCAATCAGGTGTTGAACCTCAAACAGAAACAGTTTGGCGTCAGGCTACTACTTACGGTGTACCTCGTATAGTGTTTGTAAACAAAATGGACAAATTAGGTGCAAACTTTGACTACTCAGTAAGCACTTTACATGATCGTTTACAAGCCAACGCTGCACCTATTCAATTGCCAATTGGTGCTGAAGATGAGTTCGAAGCTATCATTGACTTAGTTGAAATGAAATGCTTTAAATATACAAACGATTTAGGTACAGAAATTGATGAAATCGAAATTCCTGATGATCATAAAGAAAGAGCTGAAGAAGCTCGTGCTCAATTAATCGAAGCTGTTGCTGAAAACAACGACGAATTAATGGAGAAATATCTTGGTGACGAAGAAATTTCTGTTGATGAATTAAAAGCTGCTATCCGCCAAGCAACTACTGATGTAGAATTCTACCCAGTACTATGTGGTACAGCATTTAAAAACAAAGGTGTTCAATTAATGCTTAACGCAGTCATTGATTACTTACCTTCACCATTAGACGTTAAACCAATCATTGGTCACCGCGCTAATAATCCTGAAGAAGAAGTTGTAGCTAAACCAGATGACTCTGCCGAATTCGCTGCACTAGCATTCAAAGTTATGACTGACCCTTATGTTGGTAAATTAACATTCTTCCGTGTGTACTCAGGTACATTAACTTCAGGTTCATATGTGAAGAACTCTACAAAGGACAGACGTGAACGTGTAGGACGTTTATTACAAATGCACGCTAACTCACGTCAAGAAATTGATACCGTTTATTCAGGCGATATCGCTGCTGCGGTAGGTCTTAAAGAAACAGGTACTGGTGATACTTTATGTGGTGAGAAAAATGACATTATCTTGGAATCAATGGAATTCCCAGAACCAGTTATCCACTTATCTGTTGAACCAAAATCTAAAGCTGACCAAGATAAAATGACTCAAGCTTTAGTTAAATTACAAGAAGAAGACCCAACGTTTCATGCACACACTGATGAAGAAACTGGACAAGTTATTATCGGTGGTATGGGTGAATTACACTTAGACATCTTAGTTGACCGTATGAAGAAAGAATTCAACGTTGAATGTAATGTAGGTGCACCAATGGTTTCATACCGTGAAACATTTAAACAACCTGCGCAAGTTCAGGGTAAATTCTCTCGTCAATCTGGTGGTCGTGGTCAATATGGTGATGTTCACATTGAATTCACACCTAATGAAACAGGTGGCGGTTTCGAATTCGAAAACGCTATCGTCGGTGGTGTAGTTCCTCGTGAATACATTCCATCAGTTGAACAAGGTCTTAAAGATGCTATGGAAAATGGTGTCTTAGCTGGTTACCCATTAATTGATGTTAGAGCTAAATTATTTGATGGTTCATACCATGATGTCGATTCATCTGAAATGGCCTTCAAAATTGCTGCATCATTAGCACTTAAAGAAGCTGCTAAAAAATGTGATCCAGTTATCTTAGAACCAATGATGAAAGTAACAATCGAAATGCCTGAAGAATACATGGGTGATATCATGGGTGATGTAACTGCTCGTCGTGGACGTGTAGATGGTATGGAACCACGTGGTAATGCACAAGTTGTAAATGCCTTTGTACCACTTTCAGAAATGTTCGGTTATGCAACTTCATTACGTTCTAATACTCAAGGTCGCGGTACTTACACTATGTACTTTGACCACTATGCTGAAGTTCCTAAATCAATCGCTGATGAAATCATCAAGAAAAATAAAGGTGAATAA
- the tuf gene encoding elongation factor Tu translates to MAKEKFDRSKEHANIGTIGHVDHGKTTLTAAIATVLAKNGDTVAQSYDMIDNAPEEKERGITINTAHIEYQTDKRHYAHVDCPGHADYVKNMITGAAQMDGGILVVSAADGPMPQTREHILLSRNVGVPALVVFLNKVDMVDDEELLELVEMEVRDLLSEYDFPGDDVPVIAGSALKALEGDAEYEEKILELMQAVDDYIPTPERDSDKPFMMPVEDVFSITGRGTVATGRVERGQIKVGEEVEIIGMHDTTKTTVTGVEMFRKLLDYAEAGDNIGALLRGIAREDVQRGQVLAAPGSITPHTKFKAEVYVLSKDEGGRHTPFFSNYRPQFYFRTTDVTGVVNLPEGTEMVMPGDNVEMTVELIAPIAIEDGTRFSIREGGRTVGSGVVTEIFE, encoded by the coding sequence ATGGCAAAAGAAAAATTTGATCGCTCAAAAGAACATGCCAATATTGGTACTATCGGTCACGTTGACCATGGTAAAACAACTTTAACAGCTGCTATCGCAACTGTATTAGCTAAAAATGGTGACACTGTAGCACAATCATATGACATGATTGACAATGCTCCAGAAGAAAAAGAACGTGGTATCACAATTAATACTGCACACATCGAATATCAAACTGACAAACGTCACTATGCTCACGTTGACTGCCCAGGACACGCTGACTATGTTAAAAACATGATTACTGGTGCTGCTCAAATGGACGGCGGTATCTTAGTAGTATCTGCTGCTGACGGTCCAATGCCACAAACTCGTGAACACATTCTTTTATCACGTAATGTTGGTGTACCAGCATTAGTTGTATTCTTAAACAAAGTTGACATGGTAGACGACGAAGAATTACTAGAATTAGTTGAAATGGAAGTTCGTGACTTATTAAGCGAATATGACTTCCCAGGTGATGATGTACCTGTAATCGCTGGTTCTGCGTTAAAAGCTTTAGAAGGCGACGCTGAATACGAAGAAAAAATCTTAGAATTAATGCAAGCTGTTGATGATTACATTCCAACTCCAGAACGTGATTCTGACAAACCATTCATGATGCCAGTAGAGGACGTATTCTCAATTACTGGTCGTGGTACTGTTGCTACAGGCCGTGTTGAACGTGGTCAAATCAAAGTTGGTGAAGAAGTTGAAATCATCGGTATGCATGATACAACTAAAACAACTGTTACTGGTGTAGAAATGTTCCGTAAATTATTAGATTACGCTGAAGCTGGTGATAACATCGGTGCTCTATTACGTGGTATTGCACGTGAAGACGTTCAACGTGGGCAAGTATTAGCTGCACCTGGTTCAATCACACCACACACTAAATTCAAAGCTGAAGTTTACGTTTTATCTAAAGATGAAGGTGGACGTCATACTCCATTCTTCAGTAACTATCGTCCACAATTCTATTTCCGTACTACTGACGTAACTGGTGTTGTTAACTTACCAGAAGGCACTGAAATGGTTATGCCTGGTGACAACGTTGAAATGACAGTTGAATTAATCGCTCCTATTGCTATCGAAGACGGAACTCGTTTCTCAATTCGTGAAGGTGGACGTACTGTTGGATCAGGCGTTGTAACTGAAATCTTTGAATAA
- a CDS encoding deoxynucleoside kinase has product MNKPFIAIEGPIGVGKSSLANRLSHSLGFYEEKEIVDENPFLSDFYDDIEKWSFQTEMFFLCNRYKQIRDIEELRQGVVSDYHIHKNKIFAKNTLNASEFDKFSRIFDILTEDLEMPNIIIFLDADLEVLKSRIAKRNRSFESHIEDDYLLTLKKDYQAYYESLKNEGANIVLIDTTNVDFVENEDDYQDILNIVKPMIGAR; this is encoded by the coding sequence ATGAATAAACCTTTTATTGCTATTGAAGGACCTATAGGTGTTGGAAAATCTTCACTTGCCAATCGTTTAAGCCACTCACTAGGCTTTTATGAAGAAAAAGAAATTGTAGATGAGAATCCTTTTTTATCTGATTTTTACGATGATATTGAAAAGTGGAGTTTCCAGACAGAAATGTTCTTTTTATGTAACAGATATAAACAAATTAGAGATATTGAAGAATTACGCCAAGGTGTAGTTAGTGATTATCATATTCATAAAAATAAAATATTTGCTAAAAATACCTTAAATGCCTCAGAATTTGATAAATTTAGTCGCATTTTTGACATTTTAACTGAAGACTTAGAAATGCCTAACATAATTATCTTTTTAGATGCCGATTTAGAGGTATTAAAATCAAGAATTGCTAAACGTAATCGTAGTTTTGAATCGCACATCGAAGATGATTACTTATTAACTTTAAAAAAAGATTATCAAGCGTACTATGAATCGTTAAAAAATGAAGGTGCAAATATCGTACTTATTGATACGACAAACGTAGATTTTGTTGAAAATGAAGACGATTATCAAGATATTTTAAATATAGTAAAACCAATGATTGGAGCTCGTTAA
- a CDS encoding GNAT family N-acetyltransferase, whose translation MEELRQLTYKDEKAYIQYIQEWYDNDEKVIPTTTNLKEYHSFKDMVDYINKEKPDKDWVPTTTLFYMIDENIVGALEIRHELNRRLSNIGGHVGYGVAQSYRGKGYAHILLGEALVYLKKLNVKKVRLTTNPFNFASQKVIKDYEGYEIEPYIKKNGRKVNRYEILSE comes from the coding sequence GTGGAAGAATTAAGACAACTTACATATAAAGATGAAAAAGCATATATTCAGTATATTCAAGAATGGTATGACAACGATGAGAAAGTTATCCCAACGACGACTAATTTAAAAGAATATCATTCATTTAAAGATATGGTCGATTATATTAATAAAGAAAAGCCTGACAAAGATTGGGTACCCACAACAACATTATTTTATATGATTGATGAAAATATTGTTGGAGCTTTGGAGATTAGACATGAACTTAATAGACGGTTAAGTAATATAGGTGGTCATGTAGGATATGGAGTTGCCCAATCATATAGGGGTAAAGGATATGCTCATATTCTTTTAGGTGAGGCACTTGTTTATTTAAAAAAATTGAATGTTAAAAAAGTTCGATTAACTACAAATCCTTTTAATTTTGCTTCACAAAAAGTAATAAAAGATTATGAAGGATATGAAATTGAACCATACATTAAAAAGAACGGCAGAAAAGTCAACCGATATGAGATACTGAGTGAATGA